The genome window CGGGCGATGCCGAGCAGGGCCCGGGCCCGGTCGTGCGAGCGCCGCCGGGCGGTGAAGCTGGCTGCGGCCTCCTCGAAGTGCCCGATGGCCGCCGCGTAGTCGCGCAGCTGCTGGTGCGCCATCGCCAGGAACCAGTGTGCGTCGCCGTCGTGAGCGGCCATCTCCTCGGGCCGCCGGGCGAGATAGGTGGAAAGGTGGTCGGCCGCGCGGCGGGCCTCGCCAATGCGGAGACACGCCTCCCCCAGGGAGAGGCGTGCGCTGCTCTCGGTTGCAGCGTCGCCTGCGGCCGCGGCGGCGACGGCGGCCTGCTCGGTCAGACGCACGGCGGCGTAGAGGTCGCCCAGCAGCAGGGCGGCACGGCCGGCCAGACAGAGGACCTCGCCCCGCTCCGCAGCGGTGAGATCACCGGGCAGCAGACGCTCCGCCTCCCTGCGGGCCTGGAGGTAGGCACCTGAGTCGAATAACTGCCGCAGCCTGGCTAGCGACATTGCATCTCCCCCCGGCGCAGCCCCCCGCTCCCGAAGCGATCCGGGCGATCAGTGGCCGGTGATCGCGGCGATGGTCGCCTGCAGGAGGTTCTGCTTGCCCGCAACCAGGAACAGGGTCAGGCCGCAGATGAAGAGGAAAGTGGACAGCAGCGCCGGTACGCGGACCCTGGCAAAGGGCCCGGCCTTCACCAGCAGGCCGGTGGCGGCGGCGAGGATGGCGTTGCTGACCAGGAACAGAGACCACCAAAGCACCAGTTCGTTGAGACTCACCAGAGCGCCTCCCCACTGCAAGTATCACATGACATGCACGAAAGCACTGCGGTGCTAAGGACTTATTATAGACGATCGGTTCAGAAGGGTCTAGTATGAAAAGATCGACGCCCACTCTGCTTGCCTCGGGCGCGGCGGGCGATTGACGGCTCGCCGCGCACTGTGATAGAATGGGCCGTGCCGCAGAGCGGTGGGTTGGCGAAGTGGTAACGCGGCGGTCTGCAAAACCGTTATCCGTGGGTTCAAATCCCACACCCACCTCCAGATGAAGTCGCCCGGTTGCCGTGTGCAGCCGGGCGACTTCCGCGTCCGGCCGCCGGAACGGATAGGTTAACATAACATGAGAAGCCGGCATACGCTGGACCGGAGGTGGGGACCCACTATGTTCGGTAAGCCTTTCTTTAAGAAGCCATTCTTTAAGTTCCCCTTCTGGAAGTTCAACAAGTTCCCTTGGTGGGGCATCTAGTCTCCAATCGGGCGGGCCGACCGAGGGCCCGCCCGCTGCGCGCCTTCGGGGCGACGCGCGGCTGCGGAAGGAGAAGCGGCGGTCGCGCGTGGAATAACAAGGGCGTGACCGCTGAAGCCAAACACGAGTCGAAGGGTGTGCAAGAACGGTGAACACACGGCAGCGCGGCAAGGGTCGCTCCTCCACAGCCATCTGGGCGGTGTCGGCAGTCGCCGTCCTGCTCGCGGGCGGTCTGATCGGGGCCAGCCTCTGGTCCACCCGGGGCGGCGGTTCCGAGGCGCCGTCCGGCGGCGTGCTCAGCGACGCCGAGCGGGGGGCGGTGCGGAACGCGATCGGCAGAGAGGATGCCCCGGTCACGGTCATCGAGTACATGGACTATGCCTGACCGGCCTGCGCCACGGCCCACGAGGTCGTGAGTCCGCAGTTGGCGGACCTGGCAGCATCCGGCGAGATTCGGTTCGAGGTCCACTACCTGCCCATCTTCCAGGCCACGGGGCGCGCCATCGTCGCCGTGGAGTGCGCGGGCGAACAGGGCTACTGGTGGGCCATGCACGGCCACATCCTGAGGAACCAGGCGCAGGGGATCCGGGCGCAGAAGACCGTCGACGACCTGGACGCCCTGCTGAACCGGTACGCGGCCGACCTCGGCCTCGACACCGCCGCCTTCGCCCAGTGCCTGGCCTCGGACGAGAAGGCGGACGAGCTCCTGCCCCGCGTGATCGAGCAGTACGAGGCCGCGCAGGAACTTGGTATCAACGGAACCCCGACCTTCGTCCTAAATGGAAAACCGCTCTCGATCAAAGCCTGGGATGATGTTCTCGAGGCGGTGAGAGAGGAGTTGAAACGCAAGTGAGTCTGAGACGGCTGTTGCAGGGAATCGGCGTGCTGGCCGTGGCCGGGCTGGCCATCTCCACCTACCTGACCTACGTCTACACCACGGATTCGGTGGCGATCTGCTTCGGGGGCGGCGGGTGCGATACCGTGCAGCACAGCCCCTATGCCTGGATCATGGGGATTCCGATCCCCACGCTGGGCGCCGCCGCCTACCTGCTGGTGCTGGGGCTTGCCGCTGTCGCCCTGCGCGGCCGGGAGCCGGCTGAGTGGACCGTGCTGGCGCTGTTCGGCACGTCCCTGGTCGGCCTGCTGTTCTCCGCCTACCTCACCTACCTGGAGCTGTTTGTCATCCACGCGATCTGCACGTGGTGCGTCGTCTCCGCCGTCATCCAGGTCTTACTGTTCGGCATGGCCGTCGTGCTCTGGCGGCGCCACCAGCAGTCTGTATAGCTTTTTCGCGGCCGGTCATATACTACTACGGCAGATACCCTCGGCTTCGAGACGCTTCGTGCGATCCCTCGGAGCCGATTTCCTGCAAAGAGGGGTGAAACGGCCGTGCACGCGATCACGATAGGGACTGCGGCAGGGATCGACGAGATTCGCCAGCGCCTGGACGACGAGTTCAGGCTGCTCGAGGAAGAGGGCGTCAGGGTCCGCATCGGGCAATCGCACAGGGGCCACTTCGCCTTTCTCGACTGCGAGATCGACGGTGGGGACGCCCGGTCGTCCCGGACGGATGCCCTCCTGCGTCACTATGTCGCCAGCGCCCTGTCTGACGTGATCGTGGAGAAATGGGAGCGCGACCTGATCCGCAAGATCATCCGCGGTTCGTACTCCTACTTCTCTCGGGACGAGCAGGATCTCATCGCGGACTATACAGGACGCACCCTCAGGGGAAACGGCGACTCTCACCACGGGTATGCGGTCAACCGCAAGAGCAAGATCCTCCACCGGTTGCGCGACTACCTCGACACAGCCGACGAGCTGGTGCTGGAGGGCTTCGTGAACTTCCGGCTGCGCGATTACATCGAGGAGCTGGAAGACGCCGTGGACCGGGCGGTTGACGAGTTCCTGATGGAACGGGAGTACCGCGAGTTCATCCGACTCCTCAGGCACTTCGTCGAGATCCAGGAACCCCGCATTGCGCATGTCCACGTGCTACTGGGCCCGGAAGGCTCCTTCCGGCTGGTGGACGACGACGGCGGCGCCATCCGCAGCGAGGCCCTGGAGGAGTTCGTCGTCGAGATGGTGGAGAGCGAGGTCAACTACGAGGACCTCCTGATCTCGGCGCTGATCACCCTGGCGCCCCGCACGCTCACCGTCCACCGGACGGGCCGGCCGCCTGGGCGCGACGAGGCATGGGAGACGATCCTCGGCGTGTTCGGCGACCGGACCGTGGAGTGCGAGGGCTGCGCCATCTGCAGCCCGGCCCGGGCGGGCACCTGCGAGCCGTCGCCGGCGTCGCTTCACCACTAGCCGTGAATGGAGTACCACGATGGTCTAAGTTCTCACAACCTTTGTCGCTCCACAAGGAGGGTGGCTGCCCTCCTTGTGTCATTTCCGACTGATCGGTTGGTACTGACGAGGCTGCATCTTCCCTCCACACAATGTTGTGCCCGGAATGGGAGGAATTATCCCCTGTCCTGGATAACTAGCATTGGGTCAGTCTATGCTAGAGGTTGGAAAGGAGATCGGATTCAGTGAACATGGCAAGCTTGGCCTGGACCGCGCCAGTGGCCGGAGCGCTGGCACTGCTCACAGCCTACCTGCTGGCGAGCAAGATCAACCGGCAGGATCCAGGCACCCCCCGCATGCGGGAGATCGCGGCCGCCATCCACGATGGCGCCATGGCCTTCCTCAATCGGGAGTACCGGACCCTGGTCTACTTCGTGCTCGCCCTCGCAGCCATCATCGTTATTGCTGGCTTTACCACCGATGCCATGCAGTGGCAGACGGCCATCGCCTTCGTCACCGGCGCAGTCTGCTCCATCCTGGCTGGCAACTTCG of Symbiobacterium terraclitae contains these proteins:
- the ytxC gene encoding putative sporulation protein YtxC, with the protein product MHAITIGTAAGIDEIRQRLDDEFRLLEEEGVRVRIGQSHRGHFAFLDCEIDGGDARSSRTDALLRHYVASALSDVIVEKWERDLIRKIIRGSYSYFSRDEQDLIADYTGRTLRGNGDSHHGYAVNRKSKILHRLRDYLDTADELVLEGFVNFRLRDYIEELEDAVDRAVDEFLMEREYREFIRLLRHFVEIQEPRIAHVHVLLGPEGSFRLVDDDGGAIRSEALEEFVVEMVESEVNYEDLLISALITLAPRTLTVHRTGRPPGRDEAWETILGVFGDRTVECEGCAICSPARAGTCEPSPASLHH
- a CDS encoding vitamin K epoxide reductase family protein — its product is MSLRRLLQGIGVLAVAGLAISTYLTYVYTTDSVAICFGGGGCDTVQHSPYAWIMGIPIPTLGAAAYLLVLGLAAVALRGREPAEWTVLALFGTSLVGLLFSAYLTYLELFVIHAICTWCVVSAVIQVLLFGMAVVLWRRHQQSV